A window of Flavobacterium branchiarum genomic DNA:
TATTGTTCTCTGGAATTTTAGTTGCACAAGAAACTAAACCAGTTTTAGAAGCTGTTGGACATAAAGTAAAAGCTACTTATTACTATGATAATGGTAAAGTTCAACAAGAAGGTTTTTTTAAAGATGGTAAATTAGATGGTATCTGGGTTGCATTTGATGAGAGTGGAAATAAAAAAGCTACAGGATTATATGCCAATGGAGAAAAAACAGGTAAATGGTTTTTCTGGAATGGAACGAATCTTAGTGAGGTAGACTATTCTGACAGCCGTGTGGCTTCTGTTAAAAATTGGAAACAAGATGCACTTGCAAACAGAAACTAAGACTAAATTATAAAACCAAAAAAGGTTGTTCAGCTGAACAACCTTTTTTTTGTGCCTATTATTTTTGAAGACTTACTTTTTTTATTTCGCACCAAATGATTCTTTCTGTTACGGGTATCCCTTGTAGATATTAGATTCATTATAAAACTGTTTCTTATCTTTATTTGGAATAGTAGTAGTGACTAAATCAG
This region includes:
- a CDS encoding toxin-antitoxin system YwqK family antitoxin, whose translation is MKKCVILVAILFSGILVAQETKPVLEAVGHKVKATYYYDNGKVQQEGFFKDGKLDGIWVAFDESGNKKATGLYANGEKTGKWFFWNGTNLSEVDYSDSRVASVKNWKQDALANRN